tcagctataAACTATCAGCCATCAGCCATGAGTtatcagtcatcagctataagctagCTTATCAtccaaccgctaattttaccaaacaaagCCTAATTAACTTTTTCTTTATGAAGCACAATTACTTTTAAGAGTAGACGTATCGTAGTGTTCGAAAAACATtaatgaaaatataggccggccggCCTATAAGATttgataggcttttttaatagcctaagtctgacatattttattaaataggcttttaaaaaagcctaagcccgGTCTTTTTGTTAAATAAGTCTGACTTGGCCTGACTTATATAGGCTAGGCCATAGACCCTTGTAGGCCGGCCAGACCTATTCCCGCCCCTAGTGACAAATACTGGTATAACACACATACGACGCATGGTGGAAAAATCAGATAAATGTTAGAAAAGATAAATAAGTGtttaaacaaataatatatttttttgcttTGAGACTCTTTGAATCGGTGTCTCGCACTCATATTACACCCATCCAACACAAGTCGCACAATCCagacaagtttttcaaaaaaattatttatttcttttcttcaaGACATCTTATacgttttttttttgaacaaatctcacacacattttaaaaaaaaaaaagttatcaaaaaaattatatacatctatttcaattaaaatattttttactctTTTAATGAtagataaataaatgaaattcaaatattaaatatatttattcatgTCAATGGTCATTATTTTTTATGGTATTAATGTCAAtggtcattatatatatatatatatatatatatatatatatatatatatatatatatatatatatatatatatatatatatatatatatatatatatatatatatatatggcatatcatatatcatatgagaatgccatctTTATATGAAaacgtgagaatgaatctgaaccattagattttaaaataaatggtggagattatgtgtgaatctttttttctctgtCCTGCATATATCTGATTGACTGTACCGTCTAATCTGATTCAAAggtcagttctgacatcaagtaATTTCAGTCTTTTATGATTGATCGCAGTTGCGGGAGATCGAATCGTGATATTCTCTATTAAGTCTAACGTCAATCTCCATTGATTCAACtaactattaatattaatttcattttaaaattagaatgaaaaatatttttttttaatatgtaaaCAAAATTGTAATAACCAATCAATCCTCATATAACtattaatgttaaaaaaattattttagcaATAACTATACTTTGATCTAATTATAATGACCATTGAGATAGGATTTACTGCATGAAAAATTCCCTCTAATAAAACTTAAAGCCTTTTTGAAAAGTGGACACATGTCTTATAAGAAGAAGTTAAATGGAGAAACAACCAGACATATACTACCTACCGTACAACTTCGCATCGCATTTGAAAGAGTGGGAGCCACGTCCAGCCGTTGAGAAGATACCCATAATCCATCCCTAATCCAAGAGTAGTTACATAAAGAACCAGAATGAAAAGTAGTTAGGACTGCTTGCTGTTACGTTACACTCTTTGACTGAAAGGGACAATACACAAACATCGGCACATATATAGCCATATATAAGCGATAattaaagtaaaataataaaaaatcgaATGAGAGTGACCAAAGAGTGACGGAACTATGACTTCACTggataactataaatatttttactCTCCACTTGATTTGAATGGAAAATTTCTTTGTGCATCTATATATCTTATACGGTGAaaaatactttttgaaaattttaaaatattcttcGGATATGTATATTTGAATGtatcattttcatatttttaagatGTTTtcgatatgcatatccgaaaatacatttttcaaatgttttattatttaaacgtTTGATTTAAAATGGTAGAggtattttcggatatgcatatcagaAAAAATCCTTCCTATACATTTTTCCCACTATCACTATTCCATTCATTTTCTTTCACTCAAAAACCAAAACCCTCTAAAAAACCTCAACCATTTAAaatccatttttcgtctccaAACCAAGTTTCAAGTGGTTGATCATAGCAAagagagcatagaaagctacaatttgaggtaaagtttCCCCATTTTATCTCTTATTTGCTTGCATTGGTGCTATTTTGCTAAAGAAGAAAACTGCACCACTTCAGATATGCACTTCTGAAATCCACCAAATTTATTTCAGAAGCACATATCCGAAATAATGTTTGTTACgacaaaaaacaattttgatagAATGTATGTTTTACGCACATGTTAGGTATGGGGCACCTCGACAACATTTCCAAAAATGATGTAGATGTTCCAGAGGAGGTCAACAAAGATGATAAGACAAAAAAGGTGAATGACGATGTTAAAACGATTGTCGTAGCGATAGATGTTCGAAAATAATTTACAAATGAAATGACTTTCACTTCTCGTCAACATTTGCTTGAGTGAATCCGAattgaagctagtaaacttggatttggcgtTGTGATAGCAAGGTCCGACAATGACACTAGTAGAAGGAAAGCATTTGTTGTGATGAAATGCGAGAGGGGTGggaaatattttctaaaaaatttggaagttaaaacatgatgacacgggatcgagaaaatgtgtgtgtccgtttaagttgtgtATATCTTGTAGGGTTGATGCTTTGTGGCGTTTTAGTGTCGTTTGCGGACTTCATGATCATGCATTGCACGCCAAGTTACAAGGACATCCAATTATGTGTCGATAAATCCCAAAGAGAAGGAATCTATATCAGAATTATCGATAATCAAAGTTGCGCCaagaaacatacttgccgatttgaaacgAAAAAGACCATaaagtgtttcaaatatcaaacaGGTATACAATGAACGTTATAAACTAAACATTGCGAAAAAAAGGTATGAGGTCAGAAATGCAACAAATTTTGAAACTTTTGGACGATAGCCAATACGATTCAAAGTACAGAGCTTGTGAGAACAATGTTACTATTCAtgacatattttggactcatcaAGAAAGTATCAAGTTATTCAACACATTTTCAAATGTCCTTATAATTGATTTGACGTACAAGACCAAtaagtataggcttccgcttctagaaaCTGTTGGTATGACCTCGAAGGACAAGACATTTTCGGTTGGATTCGCTTTTTTGGAATGTgagaaagaagataactttacatgggcATTGAGAATATGCAAGACTTTGTTGGTTGATCCATATAATATGCCTAGTGTCATTGTTACCGACCGAGATAATGCCCTTATGAATCCGATTGGTACCGTCTTTCCGACATCAACCGTATTACTTTGTCAGTATCATATAATAAAAAATGTGAGATCTAAGCTCAAACCCGCAATTGACAACTTTGATAAAATTCACGATGCCCTTGTTCCATCATTTACCTCTCACGCACTAATTTCAAAGTGGATGTCCTTCCCTAAGATGAGTCATCTTATAGCAAGAGCGTATgatcgggtgtgtgtcgatttgacgagatttggattTTCAATGACATTTTTCCCAATTCATAGTCGGCCACCTATTGATGCATCTGGCCGCATAATTTATATCGTGTATTTAAGATCATGCCATTTTGGACAAGGTTTTTTGAAATCGGGGTGTCCTATTCCGGTTGCGGCATGTCATTGGACAACACATCATACAAAAGAGGcggatgtaacaccccatttttacCCGGCGAATATTATAAAAACAGAGTTACaaaatttccaacataacatgggATGCTACACTTTCAACTTAAAAACAACGAAATTCAATCACCTTTAATTCATATACATAAAACATAATTTCGGATGAACCGACAACAACGTGTTTAgtctataaaaaataaaacaactttcatTATTATGCAGCAGATTCATAAATTCAACGGAAAATACCAAAACATCTTGTCCAACTCaaaacaactttaaaacattaagtCTTTAatgaaaaaaacttaaaaattcagcaacataATAAAACCAACGATAAATAAAACacgcgttcatccccccgagtgttacgtatcagagcgaccaacaCCTGACTCGAACTAATGAAGGTAAGCAACCTTCactctggattacctgcacgttaccaacatagaggtaacattcaaacagaaaggggtgagatatcgaactaTATAATTAAGtgtatgataaaaaaatatattagattagaTTATATAAAATCACCACTTCAACAACTTTCAAAAAAATTCATCAGCACAAAATTATCAACATAATATAACGACTAATTtatcatcacaacaacaactcaaaaTGCAAATCGAAATGCGACTCGTACAATGCacatacatgtggtaccaatggagcagaactcccaacttaaaatccgccaattaatagaggcgtcaacaaggcataagacttcaactttaaaacaaggtataagccttcaacttaataTTTGTTAATCCAGGCCAACTTACTGAGCATAAGCTCCAACTTGATATGTTGTGTATGTGACAGTGATATGAATGCAACAACAATGATGGAAACGAATCAACATTGGCATAAGCCAAcatacaacgacaacaacaacaacaacacaacaacaacgacTCAACTTTGGAATAAGCCTACCACTTGATTTCTtttccaattaatagaggcaaacAACAATAGCAACAATTATCAATAAATTCAACATAACAACGATaacaacaattatcaacaacTTCAACGTCAACTCAACAACAATTCGACGACATTGATATAACCTGCAAATTCACAACTTTAATACCTATATTATAGCAACTTATATAATCCACGGTCTCAACCGAATTATTCGCACGCACTTCGTGTAATCATTTGGGCAATTCGACTATATTCCGTTAATTAATTTCTGTTACAGTACTGTAATATTTTCTACTCTGTACATTAACTGGTATTTTCTACATCTTTACTGTCAGTAGAAATTCCATAATATTACTGATATTTTTATTCTGCTAATTCACGTGTATTTTCCtgctaaattatttttttttgttactgTTACTACACATTCAACTAATTAGTTTGGTTTTCATTTAATCAACATGTACTAATCTTCTCTTGCTAACTACTTTTATCTTTCATTACTTCATGAGCCTCCATAATTAATTATTGTACTAACCACATATGCATGTGTGCagagaatatttttttatactataGTTATGGTGGCACTCACCACCACTAGGGGTGACATCCCCCTAGCTCTTTCCATTACAGGATGAGCGTCCCTTCTTGTTATTTCCTCCAGGGGGTGGGCGCCCCCTTCCTTTCCTCTTACACAGGGGCATCTGCTCCCCTTCTTTCACATAGGGGTGGACGCCCCCTATTctcccttttttttcttcttctaaccACGTTTAGAACCTTCCCAGTTTTCTTTCATTATTATCTCAGACCCACACAATAATCAATCACAGACACATAATAATTTTGCTAATATCAACATGGAAAATTATCAACAACGAATTCATCGACAACACCTAATTCCACCAattttcagaacattcacaacaaaTCGACAAATACATAGCAATAATTTTAGCAACCTAAATCCCACATACTATCCATCATATACcatattatagagttagaacaCCGCCTTTACCTTTGATTGGAATCCACTCTATAACCCTCCGGTTGAAAACCTAGCTTTTCCTCTTCTTCCACTTTTTCCTCTTCACGACAACCTCTACGTTCTTTCTCCAAACCCTTATTTCTCTTTGTGATAGAAACCTATTTCTCTTACTGCAACTTCTAATTTCCTTTTTATTCAACTAACTAATATAATTCTATCATTCTTAATAATTCCATTAGGCTTAATTTTCACACCCCAACTTTACTACCACCAACGATTAAATAAGCCCATATAATAATTCTAGTATTACTCCAATATTATTTCTACAGCTTAATCACCAAATAGTCAACTAACGACATgacaacttaaatcaacatttCACAACAATTCACAACTTCGACAATTATTtcgaaaatatttcaaaaatatttaatgaaataattaattaaatatcggACTTTATAATGGACACTTGGccgaatcattttttttaaaggatGGTGGAGTTCTaagaaatgatgaagcaagagaGGGAAGCAAATAGAGAGAATTCGAAGAATTCTCCGGTTTTATAATTAAGCGGTGACAATTCGTTTCGTGCATTTTAGAATTTACcagatcattttttgtatgtattgtcatGAAGAATGTAAAACCAATACGAttcaatatatataatatatctatattTAATGTAATCAATGTTTATTTTTACCGACTTAATTGTTTTATGTGTTATTAAGTCAGATTCATGATGATTCTGTTTTGATGCGgattctgtttctgcataatttggAAATTCATATCCAAAATTTTAAGGCATCAgggcttatttcggaagtgcatatccgaaatgTGCACTATTATCAAGATATGATTTATTGGGTCCATATTACTCCAAAAACTCTATAAATATAGTATCTATAGATTTTCATTAACATCTCAAGCCACAATCagaaatgacacaaacctaccctctGTTTAccgtaatttttggtaaaacaatcGCTATTCCTCCAAATCGAATATTTTGgtaacttgcaggatcgactagattgatcctaggacatgtgtctaaaTTCAATCTATATTTTGTTTCTATGAAATTGATAAGACTTTCCAAATGTTATGACTATTCAACAATGTAAATAAATATAACTTCGACTATAATTCTAGATGACTGGAATTTAAAGATTTAGACTAAAAAACTTAAAGGAAATGCATAAAACGCATGAGATGActctaaaaataaagattttggcTGAAGAGTAAAAGGAATAAAAAAGTAGATAATAAATTTGTATTGACAAAGTAAAAACAATGTTAAAAGACAACAATGTTGTTTCTTATACGTACATTCTCAGCAAAAACTTGTTTCTATATGCTAGTACTTTGAGTGATTTTTTGTATAAAAATGAAAACACTGAACCCTAAAATTAAGATCCCTATTTATACTAactcgaccctaacggtcttttTCTAACGAATTGCCACGTTGCTCTTTTGCATGCGCTTCGATTCtctgagacttccacgcgtccttcTGGCTAAAATGAATCACTTTGAAATTCAAACCTTCCCACTCAAAGTTTTAAAGTGCAAACAACATGACTTGTCGAAACATGTCTTCAACACATATCAAAATATCCTAAGTTTTTTCACCTCTTTGACTTCGAAAACATTTCGACTTGGGCGTCACTTCGACATAGATAGAATCTCCCTTAATGAAGAAgtggttgttgtgatgatgaagaGAACAGGGGAGGTGATGAATCGAGGAGACAAATATAATTGAGAAAAGAAAGCGAGGAGATGATGCGTACATTCTATGTATTGGATGCACTTTCGAAGGTTGTGAAATGTGGTAGTGAAACAATACATTatacattaaaacataaaaataaaatgatccactagtgactcttcattttcttatacattaatt
This genomic stretch from Vicia villosa cultivar HV-30 ecotype Madison, WI unplaced genomic scaffold, Vvil1.0 ctg.005548F_1_1, whole genome shotgun sequence harbors:
- the LOC131642653 gene encoding protein FAR1-RELATED SEQUENCE 4-like, with the translated sequence MQQILKLLDDSQYDSKYRACENNVTIHDIFWTHQESIKLFNTFSNVLIIDLTYKTNKYRLPLLETVGMTSKDKTFSVGFAFLECEKEDNFTWALRICKTLLVDPYNMPSVIVTDRDNALMNPIGTVFPTSTVLLCQYHIIKNVRSKLKPAIDNFDKIHDALVPSFTSHALISKWMSFPKMSHLIARAYDRVCVDLTRFGFSMTFFPIHSRPPIDASGRIIYIVYLRSCHFGQGFLKSGCPIPVAACHWTTHHTKEADVTPHFYPANIIKTELQNFQHNMGCYTFNLKTTKFNHL